Proteins encoded together in one Lachnospiraceae bacterium JLR.KK008 window:
- a CDS encoding NAD(P)-dependent oxidoreductase produces the protein MIYIIGGNGFVGSGIVRNCQKKGLAYAVVTRENCEALAKKPCHILINANGNSKKYMADRDPDWEFEASVTSVHRYLTMFSYDKYIQLSSCDVYPDCSDQFGTVEDAPLSPSRQSTYGFHKYMAEQCVMHFAKDWLIFRMGGFVGPGLKKNAIYDLLHGPQLWLSEDSRLQFISTDAAGDMILRLALSDLSHEILNLCGEGTVRIGDVKERVGSTVSVNPEAKTVLYEVNIDKLSALEAVQRTETAVFDFVDGMTKHTR, from the coding sequence ATGATCTATATTATTGGCGGTAATGGATTTGTCGGTTCCGGTATTGTACGGAATTGCCAGAAAAAAGGATTGGCATATGCGGTTGTCACACGGGAAAACTGTGAAGCCCTTGCGAAAAAGCCGTGCCATATTCTGATCAATGCCAATGGCAATTCCAAAAAATATATGGCAGACAGAGATCCGGACTGGGAATTTGAGGCGTCGGTGACATCCGTTCACCGCTACCTGACGATGTTTTCCTACGATAAATACATTCAGCTATCAAGCTGCGATGTCTATCCAGACTGTTCAGACCAGTTCGGGACAGTGGAAGATGCGCCGTTATCGCCATCGAGGCAAAGCACCTATGGATTTCACAAATATATGGCGGAGCAGTGTGTCATGCACTTTGCCAAAGACTGGCTGATTTTCCGTATGGGAGGATTTGTCGGACCCGGACTGAAAAAAAACGCCATATATGATCTGCTCCATGGGCCGCAGTTATGGCTGTCGGAGGACAGCCGGTTACAGTTTATCTCCACCGATGCAGCGGGAGACATGATCTTACGGCTTGCGTTGTCAGATCTGTCTCATGAGATCCTGAATCTGTGCGGAGAAGGGACTGTGCGCATCGGGGATGTGAAAGAACGGGTGGGCAGCACTGTCTCTGTGAATCCGGAGGCAAAAACCGTGCTGTACGAGGTGAACATAGACAAACTTTCGGCGCTGGAAGCAGTTCAGCGTACAGAAACGGCAGTATTTGACTTTGTCGACGGGATGACGAAGCACACCAGATAA
- a CDS encoding kinase yields the protein MVITQTPFRMSFFGGGTDFEEFYREYGGAVISTTFDKYCYVNVRHLPRFFDYKTELSYSRIEKVNSVDEIEHPAIREAMRFLDMCELRLTYEADLPARSGLGTSSSFAVGMLNAFYALKGKYIDKKQLADQAIYLERVLCREAGGLQDQIAAAYGGLNRINFNAGGYSVNPIIMSPQRKRELNENLMLYFTGFSRFSSDIQKETKRALYDKKSILLEMLRLVDEAQDLLSGKSDLKEFGRMLDYTWKLKSSIASAISTRQVDILYDRAMKAGATGGKLLGAGGGGFLLLYVEKDRQKRVRQALEDLLYIPFQFEEDGARVIYYVAENFVLESEVVK from the coding sequence ATGGTAATAACGCAGACACCTTTTCGGATGTCGTTTTTCGGAGGGGGCACGGATTTTGAAGAGTTTTACAGGGAATATGGGGGCGCTGTGATCTCCACGACATTTGATAAATATTGTTATGTGAATGTCAGACATCTGCCTCGGTTTTTTGATTATAAGACGGAGCTGTCTTATTCAAGGATCGAGAAGGTCAACAGTGTGGACGAGATCGAACATCCGGCGATCCGGGAGGCGATGCGCTTTCTGGATATGTGTGAACTGCGTCTGACTTATGAGGCGGATCTGCCTGCCCGATCGGGCCTTGGGACGAGCAGTTCCTTTGCGGTCGGTATGCTGAACGCATTCTATGCACTGAAAGGCAAGTACATTGACAAAAAGCAGCTGGCGGATCAGGCGATCTATCTGGAGCGGGTACTCTGCCGGGAGGCCGGAGGCCTTCAGGATCAGATCGCGGCGGCCTACGGAGGGCTGAACCGTATCAATTTTAATGCGGGCGGTTACAGTGTCAATCCCATAATTATGTCGCCGCAGCGCAAAAGGGAGTTGAATGAAAATCTGATGCTGTACTTTACCGGTTTCTCCAGATTCTCTTCTGATATTCAGAAAGAGACGAAACGCGCCCTGTATGATAAGAAAAGTATTTTACTGGAGATGCTCCGGCTTGTCGATGAGGCTCAGGATTTGTTATCCGGAAAGTCGGACCTGAAAGAATTTGGCCGGATGCTCGATTACACATGGAAGTTAAAGAGCAGCATCGCTTCCGCGATCTCCACAAGACAGGTGGACATCCTGTATGATCGGGCGATGAAGGCCGGAGCCACGGGTGGGAAGCTGCTCGGCGCCGGCGGCGGCGGATTCCTGCTTCTCTATGTGGAGAAAGACAGGCAAAAAAGAGTGAGACAGGCCCTTGAAGATCTGCTTTACATTCCGTTTCAATTTGAGGAGGACGGCGCGCGCGTCATCTATTATGTGGCGGAGAATTTTGTACTGGAGTCAGAGGTGGTAAAGTAG
- a CDS encoding NAD-dependent epimerase/dehydratase family protein, whose amino-acid sequence MKIVVTGSTGFLGSHLMPILHDTYGKENVKGLSSRDYDLMDFSQARQMFEDLQPEVLIHLAAYSGGIGANRKYPGDFYFINTILTANCFELAARYGVKKMIYPMGGCSYPSTASSPIGEEQMWQGYPQRESAGYSSAKKMGIVASHSYRTQYGLNSVVLIPGNMYGPFDNFRNEESHVVPGMLRRYFEAKRDKIPKVTMWGTGAPVRDFVYAGDVAALIPWFIENFNETGPVNLSSGTTTSMKELAEIIREMTGYEGEIEWDTDKPDGQMIKIFDVAKLKSLGLSCPTPLKEGLRLTAQWLEKNYDTKGDRIRL is encoded by the coding sequence ATGAAAATTGTTGTAACCGGTTCCACCGGATTTTTAGGCAGTCATTTGATGCCGATCTTACATGATACATACGGAAAGGAAAATGTAAAGGGGCTCAGTTCCAGGGATTATGACCTGATGGACTTTTCGCAGGCCAGACAGATGTTTGAGGATTTGCAGCCGGAAGTTCTTATCCATCTGGCCGCATATTCCGGCGGTATCGGGGCCAACAGGAAGTACCCGGGTGACTTTTATTTTATCAATACGATACTGACTGCGAACTGTTTTGAACTGGCGGCCAGATATGGAGTAAAAAAGATGATCTATCCGATGGGTGGCTGCTCGTATCCGTCTACCGCCAGCTCACCGATTGGTGAAGAGCAGATGTGGCAGGGCTATCCTCAGAGGGAGAGCGCCGGCTATTCCTCGGCGAAAAAGATGGGGATCGTGGCCAGTCACAGTTACCGGACACAATATGGGCTGAACTCTGTCGTGCTCATTCCCGGAAATATGTATGGGCCTTTTGATAATTTCCGCAATGAGGAGTCACATGTCGTTCCTGGTATGCTCCGGCGCTATTTTGAGGCAAAGCGGGACAAGATTCCGAAAGTAACAATGTGGGGAACAGGCGCGCCGGTGCGCGATTTTGTTTATGCGGGAGATGTGGCGGCCCTGATTCCCTGGTTCATAGAAAATTTCAATGAGACCGGTCCGGTCAATCTCTCTTCCGGGACGACGACTTCCATGAAAGAGTTGGCGGAGATTATCAGGGAGATGACGGGCTACGAGGGAGAGATTGAATGGGATACGGACAAACCAGACGGACAGATGATCAAGATTTTTGATGTGGCAAAGCTGAAGAGTCTGGGACTGTCCTGTCCGACCCCCTTAAAGGAAGGGTTACGGCTTACAGCGCAGTGGCTTGAGAAAAACTATGATACCAAAGGGGATCGGATCAGACTTTAA
- a CDS encoding glycosyltransferase, with protein MNQLIIGISDVSLGYGSIQIPLFMKFLKGKKQGYEARVLEVDQPEKTYVRDRYPEFDIERIMTATPCYTKAGRIEYIRRCAGTVNRLQPEILVLFCSFTLPVLFKLKYRPQMVIYYNIEMASAYGRDDCVLNSLLSGKVDLLIYPESNRAMLDIKKFGLQQIPAVEVFNCTDRQTQGRGHVHMEEKNGKILYSGTLDQENTNAHYLLDKELNQHRIDIFGNVTGKGSGKLRRELLCLNANVRYRGYIANEALREIRRYYAFSIVMWNPVNENQYFAAPNKFFESIMDGVIPIAAPHPQCREIIKNYDCGILMRDWSQDAFREALRTAQRIYGTERYAEMMRNCRRAVRQELSWEKQMTKLEQWI; from the coding sequence ATGAATCAGTTGATCATCGGTATTTCGGATGTGAGTCTGGGATATGGCTCCATACAGATTCCGCTGTTTATGAAATTTCTGAAAGGAAAAAAGCAGGGATATGAGGCACGGGTGCTGGAAGTCGATCAGCCGGAGAAAACTTATGTCCGCGACAGGTATCCGGAGTTTGACATCGAGAGGATTATGACGGCGACGCCCTGCTATACGAAAGCGGGCCGGATCGAGTATATACGCAGATGTGCCGGGACGGTCAACCGGTTACAACCGGAAATACTGGTTCTCTTCTGCTCGTTTACCCTGCCGGTCCTGTTCAAGCTGAAATACCGGCCACAAATGGTGATCTATTATAACATCGAGATGGCGAGCGCTTATGGAAGAGACGATTGTGTCTTAAATTCGCTGTTGTCAGGGAAAGTCGATCTGCTCATTTATCCCGAATCGAACCGGGCGATGCTTGATATAAAAAAGTTTGGCCTGCAGCAGATTCCTGCTGTGGAAGTTTTCAACTGTACGGACAGGCAGACACAGGGCAGAGGCCATGTCCATATGGAAGAGAAAAACGGAAAAATCCTCTATTCCGGCACACTCGATCAGGAAAATACCAATGCGCATTATTTGCTGGACAAAGAGTTGAATCAGCACAGAATTGATATTTTTGGCAATGTGACAGGAAAAGGGAGCGGAAAGCTGCGGAGGGAACTGCTCTGTCTGAATGCCAATGTGCGCTACAGGGGCTATATCGCCAACGAGGCTCTGCGAGAAATTCGCAGATACTATGCGTTCAGCATTGTCATGTGGAATCCGGTCAATGAAAATCAATATTTTGCTGCCCCAAATAAATTTTTTGAGTCAATCATGGATGGGGTCATCCCGATTGCCGCGCCGCATCCGCAGTGCCGTGAGATCATAAAAAACTATGACTGCGGGATTCTGATGCGGGACTGGAGTCAGGACGCTTTCCGTGAGGCGCTGCGGACTGCGCAGAGAATATACGGGACAGAACGGTATGCGGAAATGATGCGGAACTGTCGCAGAGCGGTAAGGCAGGAGCTGTCCTGGGAGAAGCAGATGACAAAGCTGGAGCAGTGGATATAG
- a CDS encoding SIS domain-containing protein has product MNVGAAAELGRLLADYPGLQVIKEQIRQAFVMLRKCVVNDGVIYCCGNGGSAADCEHIVGELMKGYKLQRELPAEKRQSFADHYGERGAAIAGCLQSAIRAQSLVSQASLMSAYNNDINCEYVFAQQIYGYGREKDVLWALSTSGNSANVVNAAITAREKKIAVLAMTGAEGGELADIADVCLKVPYRETDRTQECHLAVYHCLCAMLEKQFFEN; this is encoded by the coding sequence ATGAATGTGGGAGCGGCGGCGGAACTGGGACGGCTATTGGCAGATTATCCCGGACTGCAGGTGATAAAAGAACAGATCAGGCAGGCATTTGTAATGCTGAGGAAGTGTGTCGTAAATGACGGCGTGATCTATTGCTGCGGGAACGGCGGCAGCGCCGCAGACTGTGAACACATTGTTGGAGAGCTGATGAAAGGGTATAAACTTCAGCGGGAGCTGCCTGCGGAGAAAAGACAGTCTTTTGCAGATCACTACGGAGAGCGCGGAGCTGCGATCGCCGGCTGTCTGCAGAGCGCCATCCGGGCACAGTCACTTGTCAGTCAGGCTTCCCTGATGAGCGCATATAACAATGACATCAACTGCGAATATGTATTTGCCCAGCAGATCTATGGCTATGGAAGGGAAAAAGATGTTCTCTGGGCGCTCAGCACGTCAGGGAATTCGGCCAATGTCGTCAATGCAGCGATTACGGCCAGGGAAAAAAAGATTGCCGTGCTGGCAATGACCGGAGCAGAGGGAGGAGAGCTTGCCGATATTGCGGATGTCTGTCTGAAGGTTCCTTACAGAGAGACAGACCGGACACAGGAATGCCATCTCGCGGTCTATCATTGCCTCTGTGCGATGCTGGAAAAACAGTTTTTTGAGAACTGA
- a CDS encoding ABC transporter ATP-binding protein yields MGAEGKDIALDVRHISIDYRTFDNTSVMQLFRKKKGKKDAAGTFRAVNDVSFYVEKSKILGIVGSNGAGKTTLLRSVAGIFHPDEGMIDTKGNRVSLMAIGVGFNNLNTGRENIFKSGMLLGCSKKYIEQYLDQIIEFSELGKFIDRPVRTYSSGMYSKLSFAITAILDADILLVDEVLSVGDEHFRKKSYQKMEELILSDHTVLIVSHDIETLRKFCDDVLWLEHGNMIKIGPAAEILDEYKAFMSD; encoded by the coding sequence ATGGGAGCGGAAGGGAAAGACATCGCACTCGATGTGCGGCATATCAGCATTGATTATAGAACGTTTGATAACACCTCTGTCATGCAGCTGTTTCGGAAGAAGAAGGGAAAGAAAGACGCGGCAGGGACGTTCCGGGCAGTAAACGATGTCTCTTTTTATGTAGAGAAAAGTAAGATTCTGGGAATTGTGGGCAGCAACGGCGCCGGTAAGACAACGCTGTTGCGCTCGGTGGCAGGTATCTTTCATCCGGATGAGGGAATGATCGACACCAAAGGCAACCGTGTCTCGCTGATGGCGATCGGTGTCGGTTTTAACAATCTGAATACGGGACGGGAGAATATTTTCAAGTCAGGGATGCTGCTTGGATGCAGTAAAAAATATATCGAACAATATCTGGATCAGATCATCGAGTTTTCAGAGCTGGGGAAGTTTATCGACAGACCGGTGCGGACCTATTCGAGCGGGATGTACAGTAAGCTGTCGTTTGCCATTACTGCGATTCTGGATGCGGATATTTTGCTTGTCGATGAAGTGCTCAGCGTGGGGGATGAACATTTCCGGAAAAAGAGTTATCAGAAGATGGAAGAGCTGATTCTGAGCGATCACACGGTTCTGATCGTCTCTCACGACATTGAGACATTGAGAAAGTTTTGCGATGACGTCCTGTGGCTGGAGCATGGAAACATGATCAAAATCGGTCCGGCGGCAGAAATTCTTGACGAATACAAAGCGTTTATGAGTGATTAG
- a CDS encoding NAD(P)-dependent oxidoreductase: MLKGTKVVVTGGAGYIGSVLVPMLLEEGCQVTVVDNFYYKQVTLLDCCMNPDFRVIKGDVRNEALMTKVIEGADYIIPLAAMVGFPLCKADETAAQTINQDAVEMLIRIRKPEQRLIYPCTNSGYGTGSGDKFCTEDSPLNPISLYGTTKVNAERAVLEAGNSLTFRFATVFGASMRMRTDLLVNDFVYRAVFDRANVIFEGNFKRNYIHIRDAAGAFLHAMEHFEEMKGKPYNCGLSSANLSKLELCAKIQEHIPSFVYMEAPIGEDPDKRDYIVSNERLEATGWKPRYSLDDGIEELMKVYTIIKNNTYSNV; encoded by the coding sequence ATGTTAAAAGGAACAAAAGTAGTTGTAACAGGAGGCGCAGGTTATATCGGGTCGGTGCTTGTGCCGATGCTTCTGGAGGAGGGGTGTCAGGTCACAGTCGTGGACAATTTTTATTATAAGCAGGTGACATTGCTGGATTGCTGCATGAATCCTGATTTTCGTGTGATCAAAGGGGATGTGCGAAATGAAGCGCTGATGACAAAAGTCATTGAAGGCGCCGATTATATCATTCCGCTCGCAGCCATGGTAGGGTTTCCGCTCTGCAAGGCTGACGAGACGGCGGCGCAGACAATCAATCAGGACGCCGTGGAGATGCTGATCCGAATCCGCAAACCGGAGCAAAGGCTGATCTATCCCTGTACGAACAGTGGATATGGTACGGGCAGTGGGGATAAATTCTGTACGGAGGACTCCCCGCTGAATCCGATTTCCCTGTATGGGACGACAAAAGTAAATGCGGAGCGGGCGGTATTGGAGGCGGGAAACTCTCTGACATTCCGGTTTGCCACCGTATTTGGCGCCTCTATGAGGATGAGGACAGACCTTCTTGTCAATGATTTTGTATACCGGGCGGTATTTGACCGTGCCAACGTGATCTTCGAAGGTAATTTCAAGCGCAACTATATCCATATCAGAGATGCGGCGGGCGCCTTCCTTCATGCGATGGAGCATTTTGAAGAGATGAAGGGAAAGCCTTATAACTGTGGCCTTTCATCGGCCAATCTCTCAAAACTGGAATTGTGTGCAAAGATTCAGGAGCATATTCCGTCCTTTGTCTATATGGAGGCGCCCATCGGTGAGGATCCGGACAAGAGAGACTATATCGTGTCAAACGAAAGGCTGGAGGCGACGGGCTGGAAACCCAGGTATTCTCTTGATGACGGGATCGAGGAATTGATGAAAGTATATACGATTATCAAAAACAATACGTATTCAAATGTGTAA
- a CDS encoding polysaccharide pyruvyl transferase family protein codes for MKYISIFGYYGFENTGDDAVLRSLLDDLCQSEETLYIVVFSDDPQKTEALYADAGIHACRWDDHACLNMAVSQSDLLLIGGGGLYNCYLDYPAELLLKGNHRYFSVVTFGLPFLARIWGTPCAVIGCGASEVLSEEAREHIGVSLTLLSEITVRDEGTKAILSAFRRKGGEVSELSEIPKIRVTADPVFRLDDSNAVFCEAEQAYLDSVCAEKGKERFVIGVSLRNWLSDNESALQAVAEAIQMVAGEHKCLVLFLAFDNGQSVDHLSSDSTVALRLQELLAPDPAVQFSYWPAYLRPYFASRLISQCDVMIAMRLHPVVMSIKNRIPVIGLMYDQKVRSIMRECGLEEYCLDLGTVTGEQIIRLLKRSVCEKRVKEAGAVMRERAQDNIRMVHRLLESVPRWESAETDIIGHQLRQYFRSDIRAQFEREKADTLASGDYESVRRMCRLIHPERWDAQLSYELAFSLHQLGETEEALRYYAAALHGGFSEYWVRYNRSQLYDEMGETELATQDIRRAYEIDPTSDCKCVLAKITGRRRKR; via the coding sequence ATGAAATATATCAGTATATTTGGCTATTATGGATTTGAAAATACGGGCGATGACGCAGTACTGCGTTCTCTGCTGGACGACCTGTGTCAGTCAGAGGAAACACTGTATATTGTCGTTTTCTCTGACGATCCGCAGAAAACGGAAGCGCTGTATGCGGATGCAGGGATACATGCCTGCAGGTGGGACGATCACGCCTGTCTGAATATGGCGGTCAGCCAGAGCGATCTGCTTTTGATCGGCGGCGGTGGTCTGTATAACTGCTATCTTGATTATCCGGCGGAGCTGTTGTTGAAAGGAAATCACAGGTATTTCAGTGTAGTTACATTCGGCCTGCCTTTTCTGGCCCGCATCTGGGGAACGCCGTGTGCGGTAATCGGCTGCGGCGCCAGCGAAGTTTTGTCGGAGGAAGCCAGAGAGCATATCGGCGTAAGTCTGACCCTTCTCTCAGAGATTACGGTCCGCGACGAGGGAACGAAGGCCATTCTCTCGGCCTTCAGGCGAAAGGGGGGGGAAGTATCGGAGCTTTCGGAAATACCAAAGATCCGGGTCACAGCCGACCCCGTATTCCGGCTGGACGACAGCAATGCGGTATTCTGTGAGGCGGAACAGGCGTATCTGGACAGTGTCTGCGCGGAAAAAGGAAAAGAGCGGTTTGTGATCGGCGTGTCACTGCGAAACTGGCTTTCAGACAATGAAAGCGCCTTGCAGGCAGTGGCAGAGGCTATTCAGATGGTCGCAGGGGAACATAAATGTCTGGTCTTGTTCCTTGCCTTTGATAACGGACAGTCTGTGGATCATCTGAGCAGTGACAGCACCGTGGCTCTGCGGCTTCAGGAGCTTCTTGCCCCGGACCCGGCTGTCCAATTCAGCTATTGGCCGGCGTATCTGCGCCCGTATTTTGCGTCGCGGCTGATCTCGCAGTGTGACGTGATGATTGCCATGCGGCTTCATCCGGTCGTTATGTCCATCAAAAACCGGATTCCGGTGATCGGGCTGATGTACGACCAGAAAGTGCGCAGCATCATGCGTGAATGTGGTCTGGAAGAATATTGCCTGGATCTCGGTACCGTGACGGGAGAACAGATCATACGGCTGTTGAAGCGGTCTGTATGTGAGAAACGTGTCAAAGAGGCGGGGGCAGTCATGCGGGAACGGGCGCAGGACAATATCCGCATGGTTCACCGGCTTTTGGAAAGTGTTCCCCGATGGGAAAGCGCAGAAACCGACATCATCGGACATCAGTTACGACAATATTTTCGCAGTGACATCAGGGCACAGTTTGAGAGAGAGAAGGCCGACACGCTTGCATCAGGGGATTATGAAAGTGTCCGGCGCATGTGCCGTCTCATTCATCCGGAGCGGTGGGATGCGCAGCTTTCTTATGAACTTGCATTTTCTCTTCATCAGCTTGGGGAGACAGAGGAAGCGCTTCGGTATTATGCAGCAGCGCTGCATGGCGGATTCAGTGAGTACTGGGTCAGATATAACAGAAGTCAGCTATACGATGAGATGGGCGAGACGGAGCTGGCAACACAGGACATTCGCAGAGCTTATGAGATTGATCCGACGAGTGACTGTAAATGTGTGTTGGCGAAGATAACAGGGAGGCGTAGAAAGAGATGA